A region of Spiribacter roseus DNA encodes the following proteins:
- a CDS encoding glutaredoxin family protein encodes MEKPNHLALYEHELCGFCQSVRRSTSDLGVEFESRNILREPGRRQELIEGGGKGMVPCLRIEYPDGRVEWMYESSDIVDYLKRLDAEDGSGQS; translated from the coding sequence ATGGAAAAACCGAACCATCTCGCACTCTACGAACACGAACTCTGCGGCTTCTGCCAGAGCGTCCGGCGCTCGACCAGCGACCTGGGCGTCGAGTTCGAGTCGCGCAACATCCTGCGCGAGCCCGGTCGGCGTCAGGAACTGATCGAGGGCGGCGGCAAGGGCATGGTGCCGTGCCTGCGCATCGAGTACCCGGACGGTCGCGTCGAGTGGATGTATGAATCCTCGGATATCGTCGACTATCTCAAGCGGCTGGATGCCGAGGACGGATCCGGCCAGTCGTAA
- a CDS encoding acyltransferase family protein, whose protein sequence is MSPSPSPRIGSIDTARFLAIALVFYGHLVEQVMYLDSAAAAAQYKWVYSFHMPLFYVLSGIVHNERRLTQGWGALLKRIARGRLVPYAVFALLPAGVALAGVPGWFPTVDLSGADGYIAGLISTARGLPAFSIPLWFLASLVVLELLHGAIGRLWRSNTALVAAIIGFYVIGYVFNREVDVLSAGLIMWMAHVVPLGYAFYLTGILVRRTGVLERSFPPYGVALAAVAGLAIITLTYNLNQGPFRLLDVVVMMFGTVGHPLLFPLTALVGTATIILIARLVPAWTGLQRLGEVTLIIYCLHGFFYHFANPPLAAWMQANLPTSSHWMLAAGSALAVALSLAIAAALALLLERHLPAITGGRRRQAP, encoded by the coding sequence ATGAGCCCGAGCCCGAGCCCGCGCATCGGCAGCATCGACACGGCGCGGTTTCTGGCCATCGCGCTGGTGTTCTACGGTCATCTGGTCGAGCAGGTCATGTACCTGGACAGCGCCGCGGCGGCCGCCCAGTACAAGTGGGTCTACAGCTTTCACATGCCGCTTTTCTATGTGCTCTCGGGGATCGTCCACAACGAGCGCCGGCTGACGCAGGGTTGGGGGGCGCTGCTCAAGCGCATTGCCCGCGGGCGTCTGGTGCCCTACGCGGTGTTTGCCCTGCTGCCGGCCGGCGTGGCGCTGGCGGGCGTGCCGGGCTGGTTTCCCACGGTGGATCTGAGCGGTGCCGACGGCTATATCGCCGGGCTGATCAGCACCGCCCGGGGCCTGCCCGCCTTCAGCATCCCGCTGTGGTTTCTGGCGAGTCTGGTCGTCCTCGAGCTGCTCCACGGCGCCATCGGCCGTCTGTGGCGCAGCAACACCGCGCTTGTCGCGGCGATCATCGGTTTTTACGTCATCGGGTACGTCTTCAACCGCGAGGTCGATGTGCTGAGCGCGGGCCTGATCATGTGGATGGCCCATGTGGTGCCGCTGGGCTACGCGTTCTACCTGACCGGCATTCTGGTCCGCCGCACCGGCGTGCTGGAGCGCTCGTTCCCGCCCTATGGCGTGGCACTGGCGGCTGTCGCGGGCCTTGCCATCATCACCCTCACCTACAACCTCAATCAGGGACCGTTCCGGCTGCTCGACGTGGTGGTGATGATGTTCGGCACGGTCGGGCACCCGCTGCTGTTCCCGCTGACCGCGCTGGTCGGTACCGCCACCATCATCCTGATCGCGCGGCTGGTACCGGCATGGACCGGGCTACAGCGTCTGGGTGAGGTCACCCTGATCATCTACTGCCTGCATGGGTTTTTCTACCACTTCGCCAACCCGCCGCTCGCCGCGTGGATGCAGGCCAACCTGCCGACTTCGTCACACTGGATGCTGGCGGCCGGCAGCGCTCTCGCCGTGGCGCTCAGCCTGGCGATCGCCGCGGCGCTGGCGCTGCTGCTCGAGCGTCATCTGCCGGCCATCACCGGCGGGCGCCGGCGTCAGGCGCCGTAG
- a CDS encoding AmpG family muropeptide MFS transporter translates to MEQTTRIGRWREAITIYRRPTVLAMLFLGFSAGLPFMLVFATLSAWLREMEVSRSAIGFFSWVGITYSIKFIWSPVVDRLPVPGLTRALGRRRSWILLGQIGIAAGLAGMAFADPQAALLPVALLALLVAFSSATQDVAIDAFRIECDIDRHQAALAAAYQLGYRIAILASYTGALYLADLLSWRAAYLSMAGLMGIGMLTVLLRPEPVAEQDRLARGADARAQAFVARHPDMPVWLRATLAWLLSAVVAPVRDFFSRFGRFALVMLALVASFRVTDIAMASMANPLYIDLGYSKAMIANISGAWGLGMTILGALLGGSLATRFGILRPLLAAAFLAAVTNLLFAWMAGQDGATHALVLTISADNLSGGLAGSVFIAWLSSLTNVRYTATQYALFSSLMTLPGKFLSGFGGIVVDAMDYPTFFTLSALLGLPAVGLVLIIMKYQPAPATVDAPTRGDGK, encoded by the coding sequence ATGGAGCAAACAACCCGGATCGGGCGCTGGCGCGAGGCGATCACCATATATCGCCGTCCCACCGTCCTTGCCATGCTGTTTCTGGGCTTTTCGGCGGGACTGCCGTTCATGCTCGTGTTTGCCACGCTCAGTGCCTGGCTGCGCGAGATGGAGGTGAGCCGCAGTGCCATCGGCTTTTTCAGCTGGGTGGGCATCACCTATTCGATCAAGTTCATCTGGTCGCCGGTGGTCGACCGGCTGCCGGTGCCGGGGCTGACACGGGCGCTGGGCCGGCGCCGGTCGTGGATCCTGCTCGGGCAGATCGGCATCGCCGCGGGGCTGGCGGGCATGGCCTTCGCCGATCCGCAGGCGGCGCTGTTGCCGGTGGCGCTGCTGGCGCTGCTGGTGGCGTTCTCATCCGCCACCCAGGATGTCGCCATCGACGCCTTTCGCATCGAGTGCGACATCGATCGCCACCAGGCGGCCCTGGCCGCCGCCTATCAGCTGGGCTACCGCATCGCCATCCTCGCCTCGTACACCGGCGCCCTGTATCTCGCCGATCTGCTCAGCTGGCGGGCGGCTTATCTGAGCATGGCCGGGCTGATGGGCATTGGCATGCTGACCGTGCTGCTGCGGCCCGAGCCGGTCGCCGAGCAGGATCGTCTGGCGCGCGGGGCAGACGCCCGGGCCCAAGCCTTCGTCGCCCGGCACCCGGACATGCCGGTCTGGCTGCGCGCCACGCTGGCCTGGCTGCTGAGCGCGGTCGTCGCCCCCGTGCGCGATTTCTTCAGCCGCTTCGGGCGCTTTGCGCTGGTGATGCTGGCGCTGGTGGCGAGTTTTCGGGTGACCGACATCGCCATGGCCAGCATGGCCAATCCGCTGTACATCGATCTGGGCTACAGCAAGGCGATGATCGCCAACATCAGCGGGGCCTGGGGGCTGGGCATGACCATTCTGGGTGCACTGCTGGGCGGTTCGCTGGCGACCCGCTTCGGTATCCTGCGGCCGCTGCTCGCCGCCGCCTTTCTGGCGGCGGTCACCAACCTGCTGTTCGCCTGGATGGCCGGTCAGGACGGCGCGACCCATGCCCTGGTGCTGACCATCAGCGCCGACAACCTGTCAGGCGGTCTGGCCGGGTCGGTGTTCATCGCCTGGCTATCAAGCCTGACCAACGTCCGCTACACCGCCACCCAATACGCGCTGTTCAGTTCGCTGATGACGCTGCCGGGCAAATTCCTCAGCGGATTCGGCGGGATCGTCGTGGATGCGATGGACTATCCCACCTTCTTCACCCTCTCGGCGCTGCTCGGCCTGCCCGCCGTGGGACTGGTCCTGATCATCATGAAATACCAACCCGCGCCCGCAACGGTAGACGCCCCGACGCGGGGCGATGGAAAATAG
- the ppc gene encoding phosphoenolpyruvate carboxylase: MSENRSDAPLREDIRQLGGLLGSTIHEQSGAHVYETVEEIRGLAKSARAGDEAAARALEKRLGELPDELIVPVVRAFSQFLNLANIAEQHHRIRRSRAWVRDTQTGPLRGSLEEFFKRMDAAGNTGELHETIANLDIELVLTAHPTEVMRRSLLQKYNHIAELLGQGDRLDPTPEEIEEVHQALKREITAAWETDEIRRRRPAPQDEARWGLAVIEQTLWDVVPHFLRRLDRNLKRQTGTPLALDSAPIHFGSWMGGDRDGNPRVTATVTREVCLLNRWKAVELYEQQINALIEDLSLQCASDELRGWVGDAWEPYRTALKAVRDRLLATRHWLEARLAGRQPTDGLIYWRTEELREPLMICYRSLHESGAGMIAEGRLKDLLRRLSVFGLTLMRVDIRQESTRHTDALNALTEALGIGSYADWDEDERQRFLVRELDSRRPLIPRDFEADEEVTEVLDTCRVIAEMGADSLGAYVISMASKPSDILAVKLLQKEAGVRSPLRVVPLFETLSDLQGAQACLDQLIGIDWYREHIDGVQEVMIGYSDSGKDASHLTAAWALYQTQEQLVESARRHGISLKLFHGRGGSIGRGGGPTHAAILSQPPGSVDGRLRVTEQGEVIQAKFGLPGIAERNLELYITAVAEATLVPPNPPEKGWREVMDQLAGRSCEVYRDMVRETPEFIEYFRHATPEHEISHLAIGSRPARRKPTQGVESLRAIPWIFAWTQTRLLLPAWLGAGSALAESLEAGRRDTLHHMYEAWPFFRAFIDMLEMVLAKSDPAVAAWYDARLVPESLHGLGEGLRERHDETRRTVLEVSQHAQPLDDAPVVQRSVGLRNPYVDPLNLLQVELLDRVRHGHEEDLRDALMICINGIAAGMRNTG, encoded by the coding sequence ATGAGTGAAAACCGCAGCGACGCGCCATTGCGCGAGGATATCCGCCAGTTGGGGGGCCTCCTTGGCAGTACCATCCACGAGCAGTCGGGCGCGCATGTCTACGAAACCGTTGAGGAGATCCGCGGCCTGGCGAAAAGCGCCCGGGCGGGGGATGAGGCGGCGGCCCGCGCGCTGGAAAAGCGTCTGGGTGAGCTGCCCGATGAGCTGATCGTCCCCGTGGTGCGGGCGTTTTCGCAGTTCCTCAATCTGGCCAACATCGCCGAGCAGCATCACCGCATCCGCCGTAGTCGGGCGTGGGTCCGTGACACCCAGACCGGGCCGCTGCGCGGCTCGCTCGAGGAGTTTTTCAAGCGCATGGACGCCGCCGGCAACACCGGCGAGTTGCACGAGACCATCGCCAACCTGGATATCGAGCTGGTGCTGACCGCGCACCCCACCGAGGTCATGCGCCGGTCGCTGCTGCAGAAGTACAACCACATCGCCGAGTTGCTGGGACAGGGGGATCGGCTCGATCCCACGCCGGAGGAGATCGAAGAGGTCCACCAGGCACTCAAGCGCGAGATCACCGCCGCCTGGGAAACCGACGAGATCCGCCGTCGACGTCCGGCGCCCCAGGACGAGGCACGCTGGGGGCTCGCGGTCATCGAGCAGACCCTGTGGGATGTGGTGCCGCATTTTCTGCGGCGTCTGGACCGCAACCTCAAACGCCAGACCGGCACGCCGCTGGCGCTGGACTCCGCGCCCATCCATTTCGGCTCCTGGATGGGCGGCGACCGCGACGGCAACCCGCGGGTGACCGCAACCGTGACCCGCGAGGTCTGCCTGCTCAATCGCTGGAAGGCGGTGGAGCTCTACGAGCAGCAGATCAACGCCCTGATCGAGGACCTGTCCCTGCAGTGCGCCAGCGACGAGCTGCGCGGCTGGGTGGGTGATGCCTGGGAGCCCTATCGAACCGCCCTCAAGGCGGTCCGCGACCGGCTGCTGGCCACGCGGCACTGGCTTGAGGCGCGTCTGGCGGGGCGGCAGCCCACCGACGGGCTGATCTACTGGCGCACCGAGGAACTGCGCGAGCCGCTGATGATCTGCTACCGCTCGCTGCATGAAAGCGGCGCCGGCATGATCGCCGAGGGGCGGCTCAAGGATCTGCTGCGCCGGCTGTCGGTATTTGGTCTGACCTTGATGCGCGTCGACATCCGCCAGGAATCGACCCGTCATACCGATGCGCTCAACGCCCTGACCGAGGCGCTTGGCATCGGGAGCTACGCCGATTGGGACGAGGACGAGCGCCAGCGCTTTCTGGTGCGCGAGCTGGACAGCCGCCGGCCGCTGATCCCCCGCGACTTCGAGGCCGATGAAGAGGTCACCGAGGTGCTCGATACCTGTCGCGTCATCGCCGAGATGGGCGCCGATTCGCTGGGTGCCTACGTGATCTCCATGGCCTCGAAGCCCTCCGACATCCTCGCCGTCAAGCTGCTCCAGAAAGAGGCCGGCGTGCGCTCGCCGCTGCGCGTGGTGCCGCTTTTTGAAACGCTCTCCGACCTGCAGGGCGCTCAGGCCTGTCTCGATCAGCTGATCGGCATCGACTGGTACCGCGAGCACATCGACGGCGTCCAGGAAGTCATGATCGGCTATTCCGACTCGGGCAAGGACGCCAGTCATCTGACCGCGGCCTGGGCGCTCTACCAGACCCAGGAGCAGCTGGTGGAGAGTGCCCGCCGCCATGGCATCAGCCTCAAGCTGTTCCACGGCCGGGGCGGTTCCATTGGTCGTGGCGGCGGCCCCACGCACGCCGCCATCCTCTCGCAGCCACCGGGTTCGGTGGACGGTCGTCTGCGGGTCACCGAGCAGGGCGAGGTGATCCAGGCCAAGTTCGGCCTGCCGGGCATTGCCGAGCGCAACCTCGAGCTTTATATCACCGCGGTGGCCGAGGCGACGCTGGTGCCGCCGAATCCGCCCGAAAAGGGCTGGCGTGAGGTCATGGATCAGCTCGCGGGACGCTCCTGCGAGGTCTACCGCGACATGGTCCGGGAGACGCCGGAGTTCATCGAATACTTCCGCCACGCGACGCCCGAGCACGAAATCAGCCATCTGGCCATCGGCAGCCGGCCGGCCCGGCGCAAACCGACCCAGGGCGTGGAAAGCCTGCGTGCCATCCCCTGGATCTTCGCCTGGACACAGACCCGGCTGCTGCTGCCGGCCTGGCTGGGGGCCGGCAGCGCCCTGGCGGAAAGCCTTGAGGCGGGTCGGCGCGACACACTGCACCATATGTACGAGGCGTGGCCGTTTTTCCGGGCGTTCATCGACATGCTGGAAATGGTGCTGGCCAAGAGTGACCCCGCAGTGGCCGCCTGGTACGACGCCCGGCTGGTGCCCGAATCGCTGCATGGGCTGGGTGAGGGGCTGCGCGAGCGCCATGACGAAACCCGGCGGACCGTGCTCGAAGTCAGTCAGCATGCCCAGCCGCTGGATGATGCGCCGGTGGTGCAGCGCTCGGTGGGCCTGCGCAACCCCTACGTCGATCCCCTCAACCTGCTGCAGGTCGAGCTGCTTGATCGGGTGCGCCACGGCCACGAGGAAGACCTGCGCGATGCCCTGATGATCTGCATCAACGGCATTGCCGCCGGCATGCGCAACACCGGGTAG
- the pyrE gene encoding orotate phosphoribosyltransferase, which produces MQPYQHDLIDFALERQVLRFGTFTLKSGRQSPYFFNTGLFSSGEALRRLGAAYARRAVDAGLAFDGVFGPAYKGIPLVSALSMALAAEHGIDCPWSFNRKEEKDHGEGGSVVGAPLSGRVLIVDDVISAGTSVAESVALIEAAGAQLAGVLVALDRQERGQEALSATQEVAARHGVPVIAILTVDILMEYLARQPDRGGDLAAMREYRARYGA; this is translated from the coding sequence ATGCAGCCGTATCAGCACGATCTCATCGACTTCGCCCTCGAGCGTCAGGTGCTGCGCTTTGGCACCTTCACGCTCAAGTCGGGGCGCCAGAGCCCATACTTTTTCAATACCGGGCTGTTCAGCTCGGGCGAGGCGCTGCGCCGGCTCGGGGCCGCCTACGCCCGGCGGGCGGTGGATGCGGGGCTGGCCTTTGACGGCGTGTTCGGGCCCGCCTACAAGGGCATCCCGCTGGTCTCGGCCCTGTCCATGGCGCTGGCCGCTGAGCATGGGATCGACTGCCCGTGGTCGTTCAACCGCAAAGAGGAAAAGGACCACGGCGAAGGCGGGTCTGTGGTGGGGGCGCCGCTGTCGGGCCGCGTGCTGATCGTCGATGACGTGATATCGGCGGGGACCTCGGTGGCCGAGAGCGTCGCGCTGATCGAGGCGGCCGGGGCCCAGCTGGCCGGCGTGCTGGTGGCGCTGGACCGCCAGGAGCGCGGTCAGGAAGCGCTATCCGCCACCCAGGAGGTCGCCGCGCGGCACGGTGTGCCGGTCATCGCCATCCTCACCGTCGATATCCTCATGGAATACCTGGCGCGCCAGCCGGATCGGGGCGGCGACCTGGCGGCGATGCGCGAGTACCGCGCCCGCTACGGCGCCTGA
- a CDS encoding exodeoxyribonuclease III, producing MTLSIMTANLNGIRAAQRKGFFEWLDAERPDVLCIQETKAQQAQLEGGPYFPDGYHAAFADAERKGYSGVAVYSLREPDAYHRGIGIDEIDREGRWLEARFGNLSVVSFYMPSGSSGEHRQGIKDAFMEPLLERLKTMAADGREYIIGGDWNIAHTWRDLKNWRSNRKNSGFLPHEREWMDRLLGEAGFVDAFRQVNDRDDEYTWWSFRGQAWANNTGWRIDYQITTPGIGARVQDARVHRADRFSDHAPLTVDYDWPDPSSASSRLR from the coding sequence ATGACACTGAGCATTATGACCGCCAATCTCAATGGCATACGCGCGGCCCAGCGTAAGGGGTTCTTTGAGTGGCTCGACGCTGAGCGCCCGGATGTCCTGTGCATTCAGGAGACCAAGGCCCAGCAGGCTCAGCTCGAAGGCGGGCCGTATTTCCCCGACGGCTATCACGCCGCCTTTGCCGATGCCGAGCGCAAGGGCTACAGCGGCGTGGCGGTGTATAGCCTGCGCGAGCCGGACGCCTACCATCGGGGCATCGGCATTGACGAGATCGATCGCGAAGGCCGATGGCTGGAGGCGCGGTTCGGCAATCTGAGCGTCGTCTCGTTCTACATGCCCTCGGGCAGCTCCGGTGAGCATCGTCAGGGCATCAAGGATGCGTTCATGGAGCCGCTGCTCGAGCGCCTGAAAACGATGGCGGCGGATGGCCGCGAATACATCATCGGCGGCGACTGGAACATCGCCCACACCTGGCGCGACCTGAAGAACTGGCGCTCCAACCGCAAGAACTCGGGCTTTCTGCCCCACGAGCGCGAGTGGATGGACCGCCTGCTGGGCGAGGCCGGGTTCGTGGACGCGTTCCGGCAGGTCAACGACCGCGACGATGAATACACCTGGTGGTCATTCCGCGGTCAGGCGTGGGCCAATAACACCGGTTGGCGCATCGACTATCAGATCACCACGCCGGGGATCGGGGCGCGGGTCCAGGACGCCCGGGTGCACCGTGCCGACCGGTTCTCGGACCACGCTCCGCTGACCGTTGATTACGACTGGCCGGATCCGTCCTCGGCATCCAGCCGCTTGAGATAG
- a CDS encoding cytochrome-c peroxidase, with product MKAVHSIPVAVALGLASSATLANDALLERAQMLFEPIPDSAAGHIAERNEMTPEKVELGKLLFFDPRLSASQTISCNTCHNVGMGGDDNIPSSVGHNWQRGPRNSPTIFNAVFNVAQFWDGRAEDMTEQAKGPIQAGVEMNNTPANLEATLQSIDAYVDAFENAFPESEKAVSFDNTAKALEVYQATLITPDAPFDQYLKGDKDALTDQQIAGLDAFMNKGCVACHNGVNVGGQGYYPFGVINRPGADVMPEGDTGRAQVTETAADKYVFRSPSLRNVELTAPYFHSGNVWSLQEAVSIMNDAQLNSLLTEEDVVNVTAFLRSLTGDQPRVVYPELPLSSDDTPMPDIPDYPRATSAEG from the coding sequence ATGAAGGCCGTCCATTCCATCCCCGTCGCCGTTGCGCTCGGGCTCGCCAGCAGCGCCACGCTGGCCAACGATGCGCTTCTGGAACGCGCCCAGATGCTGTTCGAGCCGATCCCGGACAGTGCGGCCGGTCACATCGCCGAGCGCAACGAGATGACCCCCGAGAAGGTCGAGCTCGGCAAGCTCCTGTTCTTTGACCCGCGCCTGTCGGCCAGCCAGACGATCAGCTGCAACACCTGCCATAACGTGGGCATGGGTGGCGATGACAACATCCCCAGCTCGGTCGGCCATAACTGGCAGCGCGGGCCGCGCAACTCGCCGACCATCTTCAACGCGGTGTTCAACGTCGCGCAGTTCTGGGATGGCCGCGCCGAGGATATGACCGAGCAGGCCAAAGGCCCGATCCAGGCCGGCGTCGAGATGAACAACACGCCCGCCAACCTCGAGGCGACGCTGCAGAGCATCGATGCCTACGTGGACGCCTTCGAGAACGCCTTCCCCGAGTCGGAAAAGGCGGTGAGCTTTGACAACACGGCGAAGGCTCTCGAGGTCTACCAGGCCACGCTGATCACGCCGGATGCGCCGTTTGATCAGTACCTCAAGGGGGACAAGGACGCGCTGACCGACCAGCAGATCGCCGGCCTCGACGCGTTCATGAACAAGGGCTGCGTCGCCTGCCACAACGGCGTCAATGTGGGCGGTCAGGGGTACTATCCCTTCGGCGTGATCAACCGCCCCGGCGCCGATGTCATGCCTGAGGGTGACACGGGCCGCGCCCAGGTCACGGAGACGGCCGCTGACAAGTATGTGTTCCGCTCCCCGTCACTGCGCAACGTCGAGCTGACGGCGCCCTACTTCCACTCGGGCAACGTCTGGAGCCTGCAGGAGGCGGTGTCGATCATGAACGACGCGCAGCTCAACAGCCTGCTCACGGAAGAAGATGTGGTGAACGTCACGGCCTTCCTGCGCTCGCTGACGGGTGACCAGCCGAGGGTGGTCTACCCCGAGCTGCCGCTCAGCTCGGACGACACGCCGATGCCCGATATCCCGGACTACCCGCGGGCGACGAGCGCCGAGGGCTGA
- the trxB gene encoding thioredoxin-disulfide reductase: protein MSEARHCRLLILGSGPAGYTAAVYAARANLEPVLVTGMEMGGQLTTTTDVDNWPGDVSGLQGPDLMERMRQHAERFGTDIRFDHIHTAELGEKPVRLIGDSGEYTADALVISTGASAMYLGLDSESRFMGKGVSACATCDGFFYRNQEVAVVGGGNTALEEALYLSNIARHVTIIHRRDRFRGEKILQDKVQQRVDAGQISIRWNSTLDEVLGDDSGVTGARLRSRVDDSTDDLALTGVFIAIGHRPNTELFQGQLDMSGGYIRVKSGLEGNATATSVPGVFAAGDVMDHVYRQAITSAGSGCMAALDAERYLDTLESGQ, encoded by the coding sequence ATGTCCGAAGCGCGTCATTGCCGCCTGTTGATCCTCGGTTCGGGGCCGGCGGGCTACACCGCCGCGGTCTATGCCGCCCGCGCCAACCTCGAGCCGGTGCTGGTCACCGGCATGGAGATGGGCGGGCAGCTGACCACCACCACCGATGTGGACAACTGGCCCGGCGATGTTTCGGGCCTGCAGGGTCCTGATCTGATGGAGCGGATGCGCCAGCACGCCGAGCGCTTCGGGACCGACATCCGCTTCGATCATATCCACACCGCCGAGCTGGGCGAAAAGCCCGTGCGCCTGATCGGCGACAGCGGCGAGTACACCGCGGATGCCCTGGTGATCTCCACCGGTGCCTCGGCCATGTATCTGGGCCTCGACTCCGAGAGCCGGTTCATGGGCAAGGGCGTGTCGGCCTGCGCCACCTGCGACGGGTTTTTCTACCGCAATCAGGAGGTGGCCGTGGTGGGCGGAGGCAACACCGCGCTCGAAGAGGCGCTGTACCTGTCCAACATCGCCCGGCATGTCACCATCATCCATCGCCGCGACCGGTTCCGCGGCGAGAAAATCCTCCAGGACAAGGTCCAGCAGCGCGTCGACGCCGGGCAGATCAGCATTCGCTGGAACAGCACCCTGGACGAGGTCCTGGGCGACGACAGCGGCGTCACCGGCGCCCGCCTGCGCAGCCGTGTTGACGACTCCACCGACGATCTCGCGCTGACGGGTGTATTCATCGCCATCGGCCATCGCCCCAACACTGAGCTGTTTCAGGGCCAGCTGGACATGAGCGGGGGATATATCCGGGTCAAAAGCGGTCTTGAAGGCAACGCCACCGCCACCAGCGTGCCCGGGGTGTTCGCCGCCGGCGACGTCATGGATCATGTCTACCGGCAAGCCATTACCTCGGCGGGCAGTGGCTGCATGGCCGCGCTGGACGCAGAGCGTTATCTGGACACCCTTGAATCCGGTCAGTGA
- a CDS encoding ABC transporter ATP-binding protein produces MNALTIRDFSVSLGDRPVLEHVNLHIQPGELVGLIGPNGAGKTSLMRAALGLIPATGHCSLAGLDDRSRARTVAWMPQDRSVAWPISVAALVMLGRMPHRMPGQRPSAEDHEQVAAAIRQVGLAGFEQRAVTRLSAGERTRALIARALAQQTPLIMADEPIAGLDPAHQITTMETFSGIAASGGSVLVSMHDLGLAARHCTRLILVGEGRVVADGTPHEVLTADHLARIFHIEAFLRSTDHGPVFQSLRVLGP; encoded by the coding sequence ATGAATGCCCTGACCATCCGCGATTTTTCGGTGTCGCTGGGGGACAGACCGGTCCTTGAGCACGTCAATCTCCACATCCAGCCCGGCGAGCTGGTCGGGTTGATCGGCCCCAACGGGGCGGGCAAGACCAGCCTGATGCGCGCGGCGCTGGGGCTGATCCCGGCCACCGGGCACTGCTCGCTGGCGGGTCTGGATGATCGCAGCCGCGCCCGGACTGTGGCCTGGATGCCCCAGGACCGCAGCGTCGCCTGGCCGATCAGCGTCGCGGCGCTCGTCATGCTGGGTCGGATGCCGCACCGGATGCCGGGTCAGCGCCCGAGTGCGGAGGATCATGAGCAGGTGGCCGCGGCGATCCGGCAGGTGGGGCTGGCCGGTTTCGAGCAGCGGGCGGTGACGCGGCTTTCAGCCGGTGAGCGCACCCGGGCCCTGATTGCGCGCGCCCTGGCCCAGCAGACCCCCCTGATCATGGCCGATGAGCCGATCGCGGGACTCGACCCGGCGCATCAGATCACCACCATGGAGACGTTTTCCGGGATTGCGGCCAGTGGCGGTTCAGTGCTCGTGTCGATGCATGATCTGGGGCTGGCGGCCCGTCACTGCACGCGGTTGATCCTGGTGGGAGAGGGGCGCGTAGTGGCCGACGGTACGCCCCACGAGGTGCTGACCGCCGATCACCTGGCCCGGATCTTTCATATTGAAGCGTTTCTGCGCTCCACCGATCACGGCCCGGTCTTTCAGTCGCTGCGCGTCCTCGGCCCGTAG
- the argB gene encoding acetylglutamate kinase, giving the protein MNTDATPPSQVAHVLTEALPYIRRFHGRTVVVKYGGNAMVDDDLKKSFARDVVLMKLVGINPVIVHGGGPQIGNVLSQIGKQTEFVQGMRVTDAETMDVVEMVLGGLVNKDIVNLINTHGGRAVGLSGKDGGLIRARRLTLTGTGPAEQAPEIIDIGHVGEVTGIDPALMTLLDGADFIPVIAPIGVDDQGTSYNINADLVAGHLARTLKAEKLILMTNTAGILDGDGCLLTGLNAARVQQLINDGTIQGGMLPKVDCALEAVHDGVGAATIIDGRVEHAVLLELLTDSGVGTLIHGADAA; this is encoded by the coding sequence ATGAATACTGATGCCACGCCGCCCAGTCAGGTCGCCCACGTCCTCACCGAGGCCCTGCCCTACATCCGGCGGTTCCATGGCCGCACCGTGGTGGTCAAATACGGCGGCAACGCCATGGTCGACGATGACCTGAAAAAGAGCTTCGCCCGGGACGTGGTGCTCATGAAGCTGGTGGGCATCAATCCGGTCATCGTCCATGGCGGCGGCCCGCAGATCGGCAATGTCCTCTCGCAGATCGGCAAGCAGACCGAATTTGTCCAGGGCATGCGCGTCACCGATGCCGAGACCATGGACGTGGTTGAAATGGTCCTCGGCGGACTGGTCAACAAAGACATCGTCAACCTGATCAATACCCATGGCGGCCGCGCGGTGGGGCTGAGCGGCAAGGACGGCGGGCTCATCCGGGCGCGGCGGCTCACCCTCACCGGCACCGGGCCGGCGGAACAGGCCCCGGAGATCATCGATATCGGCCACGTCGGCGAGGTCACCGGCATCGACCCCGCCCTGATGACACTGCTCGATGGGGCCGACTTCATCCCGGTGATCGCGCCGATCGGTGTCGACGACCAGGGCACCTCGTACAACATCAACGCCGATCTGGTCGCCGGTCACCTGGCGCGTACCCTCAAGGCGGAAAAGCTCATCCTCATGACCAACACCGCCGGCATCCTCGACGGCGACGGGTGCCTGCTGACCGGTCTGAACGCCGCCCGGGTGCAGCAGTTGATCAACGACGGGACCATCCAGGGCGGCATGCTGCCCAAGGTCGACTGCGCGCTGGAAGCCGTGCACGACGGCGTCGGCGCCGCCACCATCATTGATGGGCGGGTTGAGCATGCCGTGCTGCTGGAGCTGCTGACCGACAGCGGCGTCGGCACACTGATCCACGGCGCGGACGCCGCATGA